The proteins below are encoded in one region of Prosthecobacter dejongeii:
- a CDS encoding Gfo/Idh/MocA family protein: MSRKIRYGMVGGGRGAFIGAVHRIAAAIDQQIELVCGAFSSDPQKSKDSGADLFLPADRCYGSYEEMIKAEAALPEGERMDFIAIVTPNHVHFPPAKMALEHGFHVLSDKPATFDLKEAQELAKLVEKTGLIYGLTHNYTGYPLVKQAREMVHNGTLGKIRKVVVEYPQGWLATKVEESGQKQAAWRTDPTKSGAAGCVGDIGTHAENLAEYISGLKISELAADLSTFVEGRLLDDDANILLRFDNGAKGVLHCSQISVGEENNLNIRVYGEKGSLEWHQKEPNTMLVKWLDQPMQVYRTANGYLGAAAAAGSRTPPAHPEGYLEGFANIYKNFANTIRARMEGREPTVIENDFPKIEDGVRGMAFIEAVVASSKANAAWTKVG; encoded by the coding sequence ATGAGTCGGAAAATTCGTTATGGCATGGTCGGCGGCGGGCGTGGTGCCTTCATCGGCGCAGTACACCGCATCGCAGCCGCAATTGATCAGCAGATCGAACTCGTCTGTGGAGCTTTTTCGTCCGATCCACAAAAGTCCAAGGACAGCGGGGCAGACCTGTTTCTGCCAGCGGACCGCTGCTACGGCAGCTACGAAGAAATGATCAAAGCGGAAGCTGCCCTGCCGGAAGGTGAGCGCATGGACTTCATCGCCATCGTGACGCCTAACCACGTGCATTTCCCACCCGCTAAGATGGCCCTGGAGCATGGCTTTCACGTCCTCAGCGACAAGCCTGCCACCTTTGACCTCAAGGAAGCCCAAGAGCTGGCTAAGCTGGTGGAAAAGACGGGCCTCATCTATGGCCTCACGCACAACTACACGGGCTACCCGCTGGTGAAGCAGGCCCGCGAGATGGTGCACAACGGCACTCTGGGCAAGATCCGCAAAGTGGTGGTGGAATACCCCCAGGGCTGGCTGGCCACGAAAGTGGAGGAGAGCGGTCAAAAGCAGGCAGCCTGGCGCACGGACCCCACCAAGTCCGGTGCAGCGGGTTGTGTGGGTGACATCGGCACGCACGCAGAAAATTTGGCGGAATACATCTCCGGCCTGAAGATCAGTGAACTGGCGGCAGACCTTTCCACCTTCGTTGAAGGTCGCCTGCTGGATGACGATGCAAACATCCTGCTGCGCTTTGACAATGGCGCCAAGGGCGTGCTGCACTGCTCCCAGATCAGCGTGGGTGAGGAGAATAACCTCAACATCCGCGTGTATGGTGAAAAAGGCAGCCTGGAGTGGCACCAGAAGGAGCCTAACACCATGTTGGTCAAATGGCTGGACCAGCCGATGCAGGTGTATCGCACGGCCAATGGTTATCTCGGTGCTGCCGCTGCCGCTGGTAGCCGCACACCACCGGCTCACCCAGAGGGCTACCTGGAAGGCTTTGCGAACATCTACAAGAACTTTGCCAACACCATCCGCGCGCGCATGGAAGGCCGTGAGCCGACCGTGATCGAGAACGACTTTCCGAAGATCGAAGACGGTGTCCGTGGCATGGCTTTCATCGAGGCCGTGGTGGCTTCTAGCAAGGCCAATGCCGCGTGGACGAAGGTGGGCTAA
- a CDS encoding helix-hairpin-helix domain-containing protein produces the protein MSASPSRSKIKAPAEIRRLEDLPNIGQKLAADLRLAGVMQPLDLLNREPLSLFRDLAPIMGPRHDPCVFYTLLAVRHFLQHSEAFSWWKFTAQGKEILKR, from the coding sequence ATGTCTGCTTCTCCATCACGCTCCAAGATCAAAGCACCGGCGGAAATCCGGCGTCTGGAGGATCTGCCCAATATCGGTCAAAAGCTAGCAGCAGACCTGCGCCTAGCAGGGGTGATGCAGCCGCTGGATCTTTTGAATCGTGAACCCCTGTCTTTGTTTCGGGACTTGGCCCCCATCATGGGGCCGCGCCATGACCCTTGTGTGTTCTACACCTTGCTAGCAGTGAGGCATTTTTTACAGCATTCGGAAGCATTCTCTTGGTGGAAATTTACCGCCCAGGGAAAGGAAATTCTTAAGCGCTGA